The following coding sequences lie in one Fusobacteriaceae bacterium genomic window:
- a CDS encoding DMT family transporter — translation MRWRDNFHVFAFITVLLWSLSYVFTRLALRYYSSRSLGFLRFGIASIFLIAGLIATKQKLPKPKDWGWFLGKGILSYFVYMMAFNKGSKTVTAATVSVIIATGPVLTALLVRVFYREKLKLIQYAAMGIEFAGVFIVTALKADISVNTGVLWLLFACTAGSVSTLFLRKILETYDAFPATAYSILIGTVCMGIAAPNALNELRAAPANQIFILLVLAIFPSLIGYVTWSMAFKRSKTTTAVANYNFVPPFTTALLGFLIAGEKPEFSTVIGGLVILVGMFVFTYGDRILNRRAPQT, via the coding sequence ATGAGATGGAGGGATAATTTTCATGTGTTCGCGTTTATTACGGTTTTGCTCTGGTCGCTTTCCTATGTGTTTACGCGGCTGGCGCTCCGTTATTACTCATCCCGTTCGCTGGGCTTCCTGCGTTTCGGGATCGCCTCGATTTTCCTGATCGCGGGGCTCATCGCGACAAAACAGAAGTTGCCGAAGCCCAAAGATTGGGGCTGGTTCCTGGGTAAGGGAATATTGAGTTATTTTGTCTATATGATGGCCTTCAACAAAGGCTCCAAGACCGTAACGGCCGCCACGGTCAGCGTGATTATCGCCACGGGACCCGTACTGACGGCTCTTCTGGTCAGGGTCTTTTACCGGGAAAAATTGAAACTGATCCAGTACGCCGCCATGGGCATCGAATTTGCCGGCGTATTTATCGTAACGGCTCTGAAGGCGGATATTTCCGTCAATACCGGCGTGCTCTGGCTGCTTTTCGCCTGCACGGCGGGCTCCGTCTCGACGCTCTTCCTGCGGAAAATTCTGGAGACTTACGACGCCTTTCCCGCCACGGCCTACAGCATCCTGATCGGGACCGTCTGTATGGGAATCGCCGCGCCCAATGCCCTGAACGAGCTCCGGGCCGCGCCGGCCAATCAGATTTTTATCCTGCTGGTTTTGGCCATTTTCCCGAGCCTCATCGGCTATGTGACCTGGTCCATGGCCTTCAAGCGATCCAAGACGACGACGGCCGTCGCCAATTACAACTTTGTGCCGCCCTTTACGACGGCGCTCCTCGGTTTTCTGATTGCCGGAGAAAAACCCGAGTTTTCCACGGTCATCGGCGGCCTCGTGATCCTCGTCGGCATGTTTGTCTTCACATACGGGGACAGGATCCTGAACCGGCGGGCGCCGCAAACCTGA
- a CDS encoding pyridoxamine 5'-phosphate oxidase family protein, translated as MEMRRSDRAVTEIADLLAILDQCKVCRLAMTDGEAPYLVPLNYGYTWSEGLLTLYFHSARAGRKIDILKKTGVACFEVDCEHGLVEGDAACDYGFTFASVIGVGDVVFLEEKADKIYALNQLMRCQTGVDREYTYHDAHLANTAVYKLVVRDFSGKRKALPRVN; from the coding sequence ATGGAAATGCGCAGAAGCGACAGGGCCGTTACGGAAATCGCGGACTTGTTGGCCATTCTTGATCAATGCAAAGTCTGCCGGCTTGCTATGACGGACGGGGAGGCGCCGTATCTCGTGCCGCTCAATTACGGCTACACCTGGTCTGAGGGCCTTTTAACCCTGTATTTTCACAGCGCCAGGGCGGGCAGGAAGATCGATATTCTGAAAAAGACAGGCGTCGCCTGTTTTGAGGTCGATTGCGAGCACGGACTCGTAGAGGGGGACGCCGCCTGCGACTACGGCTTTACGTTTGCCAGCGTCATCGGCGTCGGCGACGTGGTATTTTTGGAGGAAAAAGCGGACAAGATTTATGCCCTCAACCAGCTGATGCGCTGCCAGACGGGCGTGGACAGGGAGTATACGTATCACGACGCTCATTTGGCCAATACCGCCGTTTACAAGCTCGTCGTCAGGGACTTCAGCGGGAAGCGAAAAGCCCTGCCCAGAGTCAATTAA
- a CDS encoding NAD(P)H-hydrate dehydratase: MKIVTGAQMRAIDKITIEEYGVPGLTLMERAARAVTDLVIRRLREHGWKRVLVLCGKGNNGGDGFAVARQLFAAGYAPQLVFTEKPDALEGDALSNYRRLEALFSVGEYKAGGFDELVGKADIVVDALLGTGIRGDVREPIRGVIESVNKYARYVISVDIPSGVGDADENQGAAAVIADETVTFALPKLSLLTGKGPACCGRLHVADIGIPRDVAEAVQSPYRMLTPKEAAALLPSRKPRSNKGSYGKVLLFAGSREMAGAAYLAAKSAYRAGAGLVYCLVPEEIASTLQILIPEAITLPYEAGATIHFGEKAENILASADVLAAGPGLGQSPAIRRALRKLLRRFSGQIVLDADGLNLIQEDPRILRDCQKIPLITPHPGEMSRLTGKPVTEILASPLTTAKAFAEKYRAATLLKDHRTVIARPDGEIYLNPSGNTALAKGGSGDVLTGLVAGLGAQGMDIFHAAALGAWLHGRAGELLSETMTEYAPLAGEIADAIPEFLRRLKDFSFCMRQKML, translated from the coding sequence ATGAAAATCGTGACGGGCGCGCAGATGCGCGCCATAGACAAAATAACCATAGAGGAATACGGCGTCCCGGGTCTGACGCTTATGGAAAGGGCCGCCCGGGCCGTGACGGATCTCGTGATTCGGCGGCTGCGGGAACATGGCTGGAAGCGGGTTCTCGTACTCTGCGGAAAAGGAAACAACGGCGGCGACGGCTTTGCCGTGGCGAGACAGCTCTTTGCGGCGGGCTACGCGCCGCAACTTGTCTTTACGGAAAAACCCGATGCTTTGGAAGGCGACGCCTTGAGCAATTACCGCAGGCTGGAGGCGCTTTTTTCCGTCGGAGAATACAAAGCCGGAGGCTTTGATGAGCTCGTCGGGAAAGCGGACATCGTGGTGGACGCCCTCCTCGGGACCGGTATTCGCGGGGATGTCAGGGAACCGATCCGCGGCGTCATCGAAAGCGTCAACAAATACGCCCGCTATGTGATCAGCGTCGATATCCCCTCAGGGGTCGGAGACGCGGACGAAAATCAAGGCGCCGCCGCGGTAATTGCCGATGAAACGGTGACCTTTGCCCTCCCCAAGCTGAGCCTTTTGACCGGCAAAGGCCCCGCCTGCTGCGGCCGTCTCCATGTGGCCGATATCGGAATCCCTCGGGATGTCGCGGAGGCCGTCCAAAGCCCTTACCGTATGCTGACGCCGAAGGAAGCGGCGGCGCTGTTGCCTTCGCGGAAACCCCGCAGCAACAAGGGGAGCTACGGAAAGGTCCTTCTCTTTGCGGGCAGTCGGGAAATGGCGGGGGCCGCTTATCTTGCGGCCAAAAGCGCCTACCGGGCAGGCGCTGGACTCGTGTACTGCCTCGTCCCGGAAGAGATCGCAAGTACGCTGCAAATCCTTATTCCTGAAGCAATCACGTTGCCTTATGAGGCGGGCGCGACGATTCACTTCGGAGAAAAAGCCGAGAACATCCTGGCAAGCGCGGACGTCCTCGCGGCCGGACCCGGCCTCGGCCAAAGCCCAGCGATCCGGCGCGCCTTGCGAAAACTGCTCCGGCGGTTTTCCGGGCAGATTGTCCTTGACGCCGACGGGCTGAACCTGATCCAAGAAGATCCGCGTATCCTGCGGGATTGCCAAAAAATTCCGCTCATTACGCCCCATCCCGGAGAAATGTCGAGGCTCACCGGAAAGCCCGTGACGGAAATTCTGGCCTCCCCTCTGACCACGGCCAAAGCATTCGCCGAAAAATATCGCGCCGCGACGCTCCTCAAGGACCACCGGACCGTGATCGCCCGGCCCGACGGCGAGATTTACCTAAATCCCAGCGGAAACACGGCCCTCGCCAAGGGCGGGAGCGGCGATGTGTTGACGGGCCTTGTGGCGGGACTCGGGGCTCAGGGCATGGACATCTTTCACGCCGCGGCCCTGGGGGCCTGGCTCCACGGACGGGCCGGCGAGCTTCTTTCGGAGACCATGACGGAATACGCCCCGCTGGCCGGGGAAATCGCCGACGCGATTCCTGAGTTTTTGCGGAGATTGAAAGATTTCTCTTTTTGTATGAGGCAAAAAATGCTATAA
- a CDS encoding ABC transporter permease, which yields MNFWECLKTAVKSLQGNKIRSFLTMLGIIIGITSVITMSAIGQGAQQNIMGDLKQGGYGKFTVSVDKSDTEFRWKYMLNDEIIEGMKRSGKFRNVSPRIQTRFMVKINGRNEMLMASPTNKDFEEIDKVNMLYGRNILSFEYDLREKVATIDHLTAGNLFGSPENAVGQTLDIAPGRNTSYIAYRIVGVFKNPLEQMIKIMGGRRIPRFVRIPVSTYDKMFTKTPGEYTEIIVEAQDPEKLAESMSDARLVLEDLTGTADLYEVTTVSNAAESFDNILSQLNMFVSFVAAISLLVGGIGVMNIMLVSVIERTKEVGIRKAIGATNSDILIQFLMEAVILTGFGGVFGIALGVSLGLGIGGFLGIPPVFSPIYIFGSMLVSTIIGVVFGVTPARKAANLNPVDALRTE from the coding sequence ATGAATTTCTGGGAATGTCTCAAAACGGCGGTCAAATCCCTCCAGGGCAACAAGATCCGCTCCTTTCTCACGATGCTCGGCATCATCATCGGCATCACCTCGGTCATCACCATGTCCGCCATCGGTCAGGGGGCCCAGCAGAATATTATGGGAGACCTGAAACAGGGCGGTTACGGAAAATTTACGGTTTCCGTAGACAAAAGCGATACGGAATTCCGCTGGAAATATATGCTCAACGACGAGATCATCGAGGGGATGAAGCGGAGCGGCAAATTCCGCAACGTGAGCCCCCGGATCCAGACGCGCTTTATGGTGAAGATCAACGGCAGAAACGAGATGCTGATGGCTTCCCCGACGAACAAAGACTTTGAGGAAATCGACAAAGTGAACATGCTCTACGGCAGGAATATCCTGTCCTTTGAGTACGACCTGCGCGAAAAGGTGGCGACCATCGACCACCTGACGGCGGGGAACCTCTTCGGAAGTCCCGAAAACGCTGTGGGGCAGACCCTCGACATCGCCCCGGGCAGAAACACCAGCTATATCGCCTATCGGATCGTGGGCGTCTTCAAAAATCCTCTGGAGCAGATGATCAAGATCATGGGCGGCCGGCGTATCCCGCGTTTCGTGCGGATCCCGGTCTCCACCTATGACAAGATGTTCACGAAGACCCCCGGGGAATACACGGAAATTATCGTGGAGGCGCAAGATCCCGAAAAACTGGCGGAATCCATGAGCGACGCCCGGCTTGTCCTTGAAGACTTGACCGGTACGGCGGACCTCTACGAAGTGACGACGGTCTCAAACGCCGCCGAATCTTTCGACAATATCCTCTCCCAACTCAATATGTTCGTGAGCTTTGTGGCGGCCATATCGCTCCTCGTGGGCGGCATCGGCGTCATGAACATCATGCTCGTATCCGTCATCGAGCGCACAAAGGAAGTGGGCATCCGGAAGGCTATCGGGGCCACCAACAGCGATATTCTGATCCAGTTCCTGATGGAGGCCGTGATCCTTACGGGCTTCGGAGGCGTCTTCGGCATCGCTCTCGGCGTATCCCTGGGCTTGGGCATCGGGGGTTTCCTCGGAATCCCGCCGGTCTTTTCCCCGATCTATATCTTCGGATCCATGCTGGTTTCAACGATTATCGGGGTAGTGTTCGGCGTAACGCCCGCCCGAAAGGCGGCAAACCTCAATCCCGTTGACGCCCTGCGGACGGAATAA
- a CDS encoding ABC transporter ATP-binding protein, with the protein MITIRHLDKYYISGEIKLHALKDINFEIGAGEITAIMGSSGSGKSTLMNIIGCLDRMYEGTYILDGINVSNMTEKELCGIRNTKIGFVFQSFNLLSKLTALENVELPLIYGGCDGPTRHKKAQEMLEQVGLGDRLHHRPNELSGGQKQRVAIARALINDPAIVLADEPTGNLDSVSKNEIMELFVKLNKAGKTVAIVSHEPETKKYVKRILTFKDGMIIKDEVVS; encoded by the coding sequence ATGATCACGATACGGCATCTGGACAAATATTATATCTCGGGAGAAATCAAGCTCCACGCGCTGAAAGACATCAATTTTGAGATCGGGGCCGGGGAGATCACGGCCATTATGGGCAGTTCCGGCAGCGGCAAGTCGACGCTGATGAATATCATCGGCTGTCTGGACCGCATGTATGAGGGGACGTATATTCTGGACGGCATAAATGTCTCCAACATGACGGAAAAGGAACTCTGCGGGATCCGGAACACGAAGATCGGCTTTGTGTTCCAGTCTTTCAACCTGCTCTCGAAGCTGACGGCCCTGGAAAATGTGGAATTGCCGCTGATTTACGGCGGATGCGACGGACCGACCCGCCACAAAAAGGCGCAGGAAATGCTGGAGCAGGTGGGCCTCGGAGACCGGCTGCACCACCGGCCCAACGAACTCTCGGGCGGTCAGAAGCAACGGGTCGCCATCGCACGGGCCCTCATCAACGACCCGGCCATCGTTCTGGCCGACGAGCCCACCGGCAACCTCGACTCCGTCTCAAAAAACGAGATCATGGAGCTTTTCGTGAAGCTCAACAAAGCGGGGAAAACAGTCGCCATCGTGAGCCACGAGCCCGAGACGAAAAAATACGTCAAACGGATCTTGACGTTCAAGGACGGCATGATCATCAAGGACGAGGTGGTCTCATGA
- a CDS encoding efflux RND transporter periplasmic adaptor subunit, with product MGKKLFALLLVLGGVYAGYRVWQKKKAGTAEEKAPAVRYEALSLVNSRGKAYISVDGKVVENDTKKVYVDKKLKVKEIFVKEGDYVEKGQLLMTFDENERNNTVRKIEREQLTLSKLRRNLEVEKNLLAIGGSSKNAVLEIEENIRTSEINIEEYEEDLKKTVERIDSPVSGTITSLTAEENYSVNTEQPLMEITDLTEIKIILEVPEYDIVDIRLGQRIEIRPEVYEKKRAFPGKVVDISKISKTSTSTSENVVEVEVKPDEPIADIVPGFKVSASIYLDSGEGLNIPKTALLEGDGGYYVYVVDQKSGVITKKTVSISDVRKGDDVEVKEGLSLGEAVLVAPNENMRDGEKINYTLRQTGSARSGRNGATGAARAGSVGGPPGGGGPPM from the coding sequence ATGGGAAAAAAGCTGTTTGCGCTGCTGCTCGTCCTGGGCGGCGTATACGCGGGATACCGGGTATGGCAGAAGAAAAAGGCCGGAACGGCCGAAGAAAAGGCGCCCGCGGTCCGCTATGAGGCCCTGTCTCTCGTCAATTCCCGCGGCAAGGCCTATATCTCCGTAGACGGGAAAGTCGTGGAAAACGATACGAAAAAAGTCTACGTGGACAAAAAACTCAAAGTCAAGGAAATCTTCGTCAAAGAAGGGGATTATGTGGAAAAAGGGCAGCTTCTCATGACCTTTGACGAGAACGAACGCAACAATACGGTGCGGAAAATCGAGCGGGAGCAATTGACGCTCTCCAAACTGCGCCGGAACCTCGAAGTGGAGAAAAACCTCCTCGCCATCGGCGGCAGCTCCAAAAACGCCGTGCTGGAAATCGAGGAAAATATCCGGACCTCGGAAATCAATATCGAGGAATACGAAGAGGATCTGAAAAAGACCGTCGAGCGCATTGACAGTCCCGTCAGCGGCACGATTACAAGCCTCACGGCCGAGGAAAACTACAGCGTCAACACCGAGCAGCCCCTGATGGAGATCACGGATCTCACGGAGATCAAGATCATCCTCGAGGTGCCCGAATACGACATTGTCGATATCCGGCTCGGGCAGCGGATCGAGATCCGGCCCGAGGTCTACGAAAAAAAACGGGCCTTCCCCGGGAAGGTCGTCGACATCTCCAAAATTTCCAAGACATCGACGTCCACCTCGGAAAACGTCGTCGAGGTGGAAGTGAAACCCGACGAGCCCATCGCCGATATCGTGCCGGGCTTCAAGGTCTCGGCCTCCATTTATCTCGATTCCGGAGAGGGGCTCAATATCCCCAAAACGGCTCTTCTCGAAGGAGATGGCGGCTATTACGTCTATGTGGTAGACCAGAAGAGCGGCGTCATTACCAAAAAGACCGTTTCCATCTCCGACGTCCGCAAAGGGGATGACGTGGAAGTCAAGGAAGGGCTTTCCCTGGGCGAAGCCGTCCTTGTGGCCCCCAACGAAAACATGCGGGACGGGGAGAAAATCAATTATACGCTGCGGCAGACGGGGAGCGCGCGAAGCGGCAGAAACGGCGCAACCGGGGCCGCCCGGGCAGGATCCGTCGGAGGGCCTCCCGGCGGAGGCGGACCGCCCATGTAG
- a CDS encoding TolC family protein: MKKILMSVFLLAATLQGKTMTLDNMLDMVSRSSYRIDLWQKQRELNRDKEKYYKLGDWNGVQTTASSQYSRLEDAWQTTGRAQWGPIYIEGTKDYDNDDYATIGVEKSLKDLIYSKNKSELKKLDLSKKVDELTYRIDMETIKANLISLYVEYKNNELELRVKQSGVKTLELEREKLTKSYDLGAVSKIELETLLMNLNNLNLESVLLKDNLTKLREQFRYIFGIDTGKLALADIPGKKLNYDGLVARYGQLDLQKQLLQQEITKESINYLNYDDITPDITVGLSRDTKNDENRVSLTFSKRFLDYNLDLEQEKLDLEQQAISYRQARLENEAEKQKILYNLASYENTWLVNKNKADLEAKNYEIKKLEYQNGKSTYLDVMESFNDYLEYRITAEKSRNSLYGYIYELRVKGEE, encoded by the coding sequence ATGAAAAAAATTCTTATGTCGGTTTTCCTCTTGGCGGCGACGCTCCAGGGAAAGACCATGACCCTCGACAACATGCTCGATATGGTATCCCGTTCCTCCTATCGGATCGACCTCTGGCAAAAGCAAAGGGAGCTCAACCGGGACAAGGAAAAATACTACAAGCTCGGGGACTGGAACGGCGTCCAGACCACGGCCTCAAGCCAGTACAGCAGGCTGGAGGACGCCTGGCAGACCACGGGCCGCGCCCAGTGGGGCCCCATTTACATCGAGGGGACCAAGGACTACGACAACGACGACTATGCGACGATCGGCGTCGAAAAGAGCCTCAAAGACCTCATTTACAGCAAAAACAAGAGCGAGCTCAAAAAACTGGACCTCAGCAAAAAAGTCGACGAGCTGACTTACCGGATCGATATGGAGACCATCAAGGCCAACCTGATTTCGCTGTACGTCGAATACAAAAATAACGAGCTGGAGCTCCGAGTGAAGCAGAGCGGCGTCAAGACCCTCGAACTGGAGCGGGAAAAACTGACGAAATCCTATGACCTGGGGGCTGTGTCCAAAATTGAGCTCGAGACGCTTTTGATGAATCTCAACAATCTCAATCTGGAATCGGTTTTGCTCAAAGACAACCTCACGAAGCTCCGGGAGCAGTTCCGCTATATTTTCGGCATCGACACGGGAAAGCTGGCCCTGGCCGATATCCCCGGGAAAAAGCTCAATTACGACGGGCTCGTCGCCCGATACGGACAGCTCGATCTGCAAAAACAATTGCTCCAGCAGGAAATCACCAAAGAGAGCATCAATTATTTGAACTATGACGACATAACGCCCGACATCACCGTGGGTCTCTCCCGGGACACGAAAAACGACGAAAACCGCGTGTCCCTCACCTTTTCCAAACGTTTTCTCGACTACAACCTCGACCTCGAGCAGGAAAAACTGGATCTTGAACAGCAGGCCATCAGCTACCGGCAGGCCCGCCTCGAAAATGAAGCCGAGAAGCAAAAGATCCTCTACAATCTTGCCAGCTATGAGAATACCTGGCTGGTGAATAAAAACAAAGCCGATCTTGAGGCGAAAAATTACGAAATCAAGAAGCTGGAATACCAGAACGGCAAATCGACATATCTTGACGTCATGGAATCCTTCAACGACTACCTCGAATACCGGATCACGGCCGAGAAGTCCAGAAACAGCCTCTACGGTTATATCTATGAGCTGCGCGTCAAAGGGGAGGAATAA
- the recJ gene encoding single-stranded-DNA-specific exonuclease RecJ produces MKNTKWIINPPVEDLDPAVYGDLDPDVAAILYHRNIRRTEDVARFLEGTAADLPDPLLFEDMEKAVTRLRQALEKNENIWIYGDYDVDGITATSLLILALRRLGAAPRYYIPLREEGYGLNTQAIEEIAALGANLVITVDCGVTSVNEAQRCRELGMDMILTDHHEITGELPPAYAVINPRRPENRWPYPYLSGVGTAFTLIRALYGALGRKDEALDYIDMAAVGTVADIVPLTGDNRIITKTGLRQLPQSRSAGFKMLLSQLWPDWETRTYTPFDVGFVIGPLFNAAGRLEDAKKAVELFISEDRKKLMDIISSLIENNKERKRIQEEIFRTVVAKITREKADRHKILIAGGEGFHHGVIGIVASKVLERWYRPVIIYEIKPQEGIATASCRSIEGFDITAALVAHREYFEKFGGHAMAAGFTVSLEKLPELTEKLIAYAGERLTDEDLKQPVKIERRLPLSKLNYDFYQKLSRLEPYGQGNPTPVFAALGCKRERMRLIGKDKNHLMTDLLNDGYEAKNCVWFQSAACYEELQKQPQALVDAAFRLRLETWLGRFQVKCHIEDMRFSEEKSGDRAEAAAPETQRFPMEAVVYTKKETGSDNWSLEFSEKGVAVRQNKMIVDMLDPATAGILTSLRQRKRRNFLVSHKETATMAEHYRIHLLIEPDWRFESLALKEAQLFREIKEFLIGEAEYNPIQKSVFRAVFFEKKNVFLQRRQGAGIRTILKTLGFYFQNSGKTAVLVTKGPVSPDVAAALHVAASPPEKADFTLWLDPDGDMLRVLRESPGTGGHLVIGDETCDPGGGFSSLAEEI; encoded by the coding sequence ATGAAAAATACCAAATGGATCATCAATCCGCCCGTTGAGGATCTGGATCCCGCCGTATACGGGGACCTGGACCCCGATGTGGCCGCAATACTCTACCACCGGAATATACGAAGGACAGAAGATGTCGCTCGTTTCCTTGAAGGGACGGCCGCCGACCTGCCGGACCCGCTTCTTTTCGAAGACATGGAAAAGGCCGTGACGCGCCTGCGCCAGGCCCTTGAAAAGAACGAGAACATCTGGATTTACGGCGATTACGACGTCGACGGCATCACGGCGACGTCTCTTCTGATTCTCGCCCTGCGCCGCCTGGGCGCCGCGCCCCGTTATTACATCCCGCTGCGGGAGGAGGGCTACGGCCTCAATACCCAGGCCATCGAAGAAATCGCGGCCCTCGGGGCAAATTTGGTGATTACCGTGGATTGCGGCGTTACCTCGGTCAACGAGGCCCAACGCTGCCGGGAACTGGGCATGGACATGATCCTGACGGACCACCATGAGATCACGGGGGAGCTCCCTCCGGCATATGCGGTCATCAACCCTCGGCGTCCCGAAAACCGCTGGCCCTATCCCTATCTTTCAGGCGTGGGAACGGCCTTTACGCTGATCCGGGCGCTCTATGGGGCGCTGGGACGCAAAGATGAGGCCCTCGATTATATCGATATGGCCGCCGTGGGGACCGTGGCCGACATCGTGCCGCTGACCGGAGACAATCGGATCATCACGAAAACCGGCCTGCGGCAGCTCCCGCAAAGCCGCTCCGCGGGATTCAAAATGCTGCTCTCGCAGTTGTGGCCTGACTGGGAAACGAGAACGTACACGCCTTTTGACGTGGGTTTTGTGATCGGCCCCCTGTTTAACGCCGCCGGGCGTCTCGAAGACGCCAAAAAGGCCGTGGAGCTCTTTATTTCCGAAGATCGGAAAAAACTCATGGACATCATTTCCTCGTTGATCGAGAACAACAAAGAGCGCAAGCGGATCCAGGAGGAGATTTTCCGGACTGTCGTCGCGAAAATCACCCGGGAGAAAGCGGACCGGCACAAGATCCTGATCGCCGGCGGCGAGGGCTTCCACCACGGCGTCATCGGCATCGTGGCGAGCAAGGTCCTCGAGCGCTGGTATCGGCCCGTGATCATCTACGAGATCAAGCCCCAAGAGGGGATAGCCACGGCTTCCTGCCGCAGTATAGAAGGGTTTGACATTACGGCGGCCCTCGTCGCCCACCGGGAATATTTCGAGAAATTCGGCGGTCACGCCATGGCGGCGGGATTTACCGTGAGCCTTGAAAAATTGCCGGAATTGACGGAAAAATTGATCGCCTACGCCGGAGAGCGGCTGACCGATGAGGACCTGAAGCAGCCGGTCAAAATCGAGCGACGCCTTCCCCTTTCCAAGCTGAACTATGATTTTTACCAAAAACTGAGCCGTCTCGAACCCTACGGGCAGGGGAACCCTACGCCGGTATTCGCGGCGTTGGGCTGCAAACGGGAACGGATGCGGCTCATCGGCAAGGACAAAAACCATCTGATGACCGATTTGCTCAATGACGGTTACGAAGCGAAAAATTGCGTCTGGTTTCAAAGCGCCGCCTGCTACGAAGAATTGCAAAAACAGCCCCAAGCCCTTGTAGACGCGGCCTTCCGCTTGCGGTTGGAGACATGGCTCGGGCGCTTTCAGGTGAAATGCCACATAGAAGATATGCGTTTTTCGGAAGAAAAAAGCGGCGATCGCGCGGAAGCGGCCGCTCCGGAGACCCAGCGTTTTCCCATGGAGGCCGTCGTATACACGAAAAAAGAAACGGGATCCGACAACTGGTCGCTGGAATTTTCGGAAAAGGGCGTCGCGGTCCGGCAAAACAAGATGATCGTCGATATGCTGGATCCGGCCACGGCGGGGATCCTGACCAGCTTGAGGCAACGCAAGCGCCGCAATTTTCTCGTTTCCCACAAAGAAACCGCGACCATGGCCGAGCACTACCGGATCCATCTCTTGATCGAGCCCGACTGGCGCTTCGAGTCCCTGGCCCTCAAAGAGGCGCAGCTCTTCCGGGAAATCAAGGAATTCCTGATCGGGGAAGCCGAATACAATCCGATCCAGAAAAGCGTGTTCCGTGCCGTATTTTTCGAAAAGAAAAACGTCTTTCTGCAGAGACGCCAAGGCGCGGGCATCCGGACGATCCTCAAAACCCTGGGCTTTTATTTTCAGAATAGCGGAAAAACAGCCGTCCTTGTGACGAAGGGACCCGTTTCCCCCGATGTGGCGGCGGCGCTTCACGTGGCGGCCTCTCCCCCCGAAAAGGCGGATTTTACCCTGTGGCTCGACCCCGATGGGGACATGTTGCGCGTTTTGAGGGAATCCCCCGGGACAGGCGGCCATTTGGTCATCGGCGACGAAACTTGCGATCCGGGCGGCGGCTTTTCTTCCCTCGCGGAGGAAATATAA
- a CDS encoding MBL fold metallo-hydrolase — protein sequence MKKALAVGLVFLASAASALAGDFKSRTIGNSELISLSDAKRTQAKSVLLNPDAEIVKKILPGDETPGAINGFAIKTPQGTMLFDAGLGANGSLHESLKMAGIDPKLVRRIFLTHMHGDHIGGLLTADGKAYFEKAMLYVHEKELAFWLSDEPANKGNADLAKAVKAAYDSRLETFAWDQGITGYVTTMEAKGHTPGHTVFLLKFGPEIQDQVLIVGDIVHVTPVQFADPALSVRYDLDPAEAAVSRKRILDLAAEKNYRIAGMHIPYAGVGYVEKGDVGLYRFAPEE from the coding sequence ATGAAAAAAGCACTCGCAGTTGGTTTGGTATTTCTGGCATCCGCCGCGTCCGCGCTTGCGGGGGACTTCAAGTCCCGGACCATCGGTAATTCTGAATTGATCAGCCTTTCCGACGCCAAAAGGACTCAGGCGAAAAGCGTACTGCTGAACCCTGACGCCGAAATCGTCAAGAAAATCCTGCCCGGAGACGAAACGCCCGGCGCCATCAACGGCTTCGCCATCAAGACGCCGCAGGGGACTATGCTTTTCGACGCGGGTCTGGGCGCCAACGGTTCCCTGCATGAGTCCCTGAAAATGGCGGGCATAGACCCGAAACTCGTGCGCCGGATTTTTCTCACCCACATGCACGGCGACCACATCGGGGGGCTTTTGACCGCCGACGGGAAAGCGTATTTTGAAAAAGCCATGCTCTATGTCCATGAAAAGGAGCTGGCGTTCTGGCTGTCCGACGAACCCGCCAACAAGGGCAACGCCGACCTCGCCAAAGCCGTCAAGGCCGCCTATGACAGTCGTCTTGAGACCTTTGCCTGGGATCAAGGCATTACGGGCTACGTGACGACTATGGAGGCCAAGGGCCATACGCCGGGTCACACGGTATTTCTGCTGAAATTCGGGCCCGAAATCCAGGATCAGGTTCTCATCGTCGGGGACATCGTCCATGTGACGCCCGTCCAATTCGCGGATCCGGCGCTCTCAGTCCGCTACGACCTCGATCCCGCGGAGGCCGCAGTCTCAAGAAAACGAATTCTCGACCTTGCCGCCGAAAAGAACTATCGGATCGCCGGCATGCACATTCCCTACGCGGGCGTGGGTTATGTGGAAAAGGGAGACGTGGGCCTGTATCGCTTCGCCCCGGAGGAATAA